The following proteins are co-located in the Candidatus Nanopelagicales bacterium genome:
- the yvcK gene encoding uridine diphosphate-N-acetylglucosamine-binding protein YvcK: protein MVALGGGHGLAATLSAMRRVTDNLTAIVGVSDDGGSSGRLRQQFAVVPPGDLRMALAALCGDDTWGRTWSRVVQHRFGGTGDLKGHSLGNLLIMSLWEETGDVVAGLDWVAALLGAQGRVLPVSLEPLEIVARVAGLDPADPLSDTLVHGQVAVATTQGVVRHLAIDPPDPPACPEALDAVGEADVILLGPGSWYTSVIAPLLVPELAASIAESPAKRVVVLNLVPQQGETTGFTPERYISVLGEHVGGFRADAVVADPRSVTDPRRLARVCADELGAELVLRPVAAPRGAEDVHDPDLLAGALAEISGRGRISTWR, encoded by the coding sequence GTGGTCGCATTGGGTGGCGGTCACGGGCTGGCCGCGACCCTGAGTGCGATGCGGCGGGTCACCGACAATCTGACCGCGATCGTCGGTGTCTCGGACGATGGAGGTTCGTCCGGTCGGCTGCGTCAGCAGTTCGCCGTCGTCCCGCCCGGGGACCTGCGCATGGCGCTGGCGGCACTGTGCGGGGACGATACTTGGGGTCGCACCTGGAGTCGGGTCGTGCAGCACCGGTTCGGTGGCACGGGCGACCTGAAGGGCCACTCACTCGGCAACCTCCTGATCATGTCTCTGTGGGAAGAGACCGGGGACGTCGTCGCGGGTCTCGACTGGGTCGCCGCATTGCTGGGGGCGCAAGGCCGAGTGCTGCCCGTGAGCCTCGAGCCGCTGGAGATCGTCGCGCGCGTCGCGGGACTCGACCCCGCCGATCCACTGTCCGACACCTTGGTGCACGGGCAGGTGGCGGTGGCGACCACCCAGGGGGTGGTCCGGCATCTGGCCATCGACCCGCCCGATCCACCCGCCTGCCCCGAGGCGCTGGACGCGGTCGGAGAGGCGGATGTGATCCTGCTCGGGCCGGGATCCTGGTACACCTCCGTGATCGCGCCGCTCCTTGTCCCTGAACTGGCGGCAAGTATCGCGGAAAGCCCCGCGAAGCGGGTCGTCGTGCTTAACCTTGTGCCGCAGCAGGGCGAGACGACCGGGTTCACCCCGGAGCGGTACATCTCGGTACTGGGCGAACATGTGGGGGGATTCCGTGCTGATGCGGTTGTGGCTGATCCCCGCAGCGTGACGGACCCGCGGCGACTGGCGCGCGTGTGCGCCGATGAGTTGGGAGCTGAGTTGGTGTTGAGGCCGGTGGCGGCGCCGCGGGGTGCCGAAGATGTGCACGATCCCGACCTCCTGGCGGGGGCGTTGGCCGAGATCAGCGGGCGTGGCAGGATCTCGACATGGCGCTGA
- the uvrA gene encoding excinuclease ABC subunit UvrA → MAERLVIRGAREHNLRDVSLDLPRDALIVFTGLSGSGKSSLAFDTIFAEGQRRYVESLSAYARQFLGQMDKPDVDFIEGLSPAVSIDQKSTNRNPRSTVGTITEVYDYLRLLYARIGKPHCPVCGDPIARQTPQQIVDRVLDLPDGTRFQVLAPLVRERKGEYVDLFRQLQAQGYARVRVDGELHPLTDPPTLKKQEKHSIDVIVDRLVVRSSARRRITDSVETALGLSGGTVTLDFVDRDPADSGAEQTFSEHLACPRDGLSFEELEPRSFSFNSPFGACPECSGLGTRMEVDPDLVIPDDSLTLAQGALSVWTSGHMSEYFSRLLRALTDEIGGDMDTSFRDLPAPVRRTILNGHSKTVTVRYTNRYGRNRKYNAKYEGVLPFIMRRYMEAESDTARDRFEGFLRPVPCSSCKGQRLKPLALAVTVDGRSIAELAGLPIGDCAEQLRALRLDERDRAIAERVLKEVNERLAFLVDVGLHYLTLDRAAGTLAGGEAQRIRLATQIGSGLVGVLYVLDEPSIGLHQRDNRRLIETLVRLRDLGNTLIVVEHDEDTIRQADWVVDIGPGAGEHGGEVVVSGPVTKLLKNKKSITGDYLAGRRQIDVPPLRRPPDPGRMIRVEGAREHNLRNVSVDVPLGCLVAVTGVSGSGKSSLINDVLFSVLAREMNGARVVPGKHKRVLGLEHIDKVVHVDQSPIGRTPRSNPATYTGVFDHIRRLFAETQEAKVRGYLPGRFSFNVKGGRCEACSGDGTIKIEMNFLPDVYVPCEVCHGARYNRETLEVHYKGKTISDVLNMPIEEALEFFEPVPAIARHLRTLVEVGLGYVRMGQPATTLSGGEAQRVKLAAELQKRSTGRTIYLLDEPTTGLHFEDIRKLLGVLQSLVDKGNSVVVIEHNLDVIKTADWVIDMGPEGGSGGGSVVAEGSPEHIAEIPQSHTGSFLRELLGESRGVA, encoded by the coding sequence ATGGCAGAGCGGCTGGTCATCAGGGGCGCTCGGGAACACAATTTGCGCGATGTCTCCCTGGATCTCCCGCGTGACGCACTGATTGTGTTCACCGGTCTGTCCGGATCCGGCAAGTCCAGTCTGGCGTTCGACACCATCTTCGCCGAGGGCCAGCGCCGCTACGTGGAGAGTCTGTCCGCCTATGCCCGGCAGTTCCTGGGGCAGATGGACAAACCCGACGTCGACTTCATCGAAGGCCTGAGTCCGGCGGTATCCATCGATCAGAAGTCCACCAATCGCAATCCCCGCAGCACCGTCGGCACCATCACAGAGGTCTACGACTATCTGCGGTTGCTCTACGCCCGCATCGGAAAGCCGCACTGCCCAGTGTGTGGCGATCCGATCGCACGGCAGACGCCGCAGCAGATCGTCGACCGCGTCCTCGATCTGCCGGACGGTACCCGGTTCCAGGTGTTAGCGCCGCTGGTCCGAGAACGCAAGGGTGAGTACGTCGATCTGTTCCGGCAACTGCAGGCTCAGGGGTATGCCCGCGTCCGGGTCGATGGTGAGCTGCATCCGTTGACCGACCCACCGACCTTGAAGAAGCAGGAGAAGCACTCGATCGACGTAATCGTGGACCGCCTCGTGGTGCGGTCATCCGCCCGGCGTCGCATCACCGACTCCGTCGAGACGGCGCTGGGCCTCTCCGGGGGCACCGTCACTCTCGACTTCGTCGACCGCGACCCCGCCGACAGCGGTGCCGAGCAGACGTTCAGCGAACACCTCGCCTGTCCCCGTGACGGGCTGTCGTTCGAAGAACTCGAACCGCGCTCGTTCTCCTTCAACTCCCCGTTCGGGGCCTGTCCCGAGTGCTCCGGCCTGGGGACCCGAATGGAGGTCGACCCCGACCTCGTCATCCCTGATGACTCTCTCACCTTGGCCCAAGGTGCCCTCTCCGTATGGACCAGTGGCCACATGTCCGAGTACTTCTCCCGGCTACTGCGAGCGCTCACCGACGAGATCGGCGGCGACATGGACACCTCGTTCCGCGACCTCCCGGCTCCCGTGCGCCGCACGATCCTCAACGGTCACTCCAAGACCGTCACGGTCCGCTACACCAACCGGTACGGGCGCAACCGGAAGTACAACGCCAAGTACGAAGGTGTCCTGCCGTTCATCATGCGCCGCTACATGGAGGCTGAGAGCGACACTGCCCGAGACCGGTTCGAGGGGTTCCTGCGTCCGGTGCCGTGTTCCAGCTGCAAAGGCCAGCGGCTCAAGCCCTTGGCTCTGGCCGTCACTGTCGACGGTCGCAGCATCGCCGAACTGGCCGGCCTGCCGATCGGCGACTGCGCCGAGCAATTGCGAGCCCTCCGGCTCGACGAGCGGGACCGGGCCATCGCCGAGCGGGTCCTCAAGGAGGTCAACGAACGCCTCGCCTTTCTCGTCGACGTCGGGCTGCACTACCTCACGCTGGACCGCGCAGCAGGAACCCTCGCGGGAGGGGAGGCCCAGCGCATCCGCCTGGCCACCCAGATCGGCTCGGGTCTGGTCGGGGTCCTCTACGTGCTCGACGAGCCGAGCATCGGGCTGCACCAGCGGGACAACCGGCGGTTGATCGAGACCCTCGTGCGCCTGCGGGACCTCGGCAACACCCTCATCGTGGTCGAGCACGACGAGGACACCATCCGGCAGGCGGACTGGGTCGTCGACATCGGGCCTGGGGCCGGTGAGCACGGTGGTGAGGTTGTGGTCAGTGGGCCCGTCACCAAGCTGCTGAAGAACAAGAAGTCCATCACCGGTGACTACCTGGCCGGTCGCCGCCAGATCGATGTGCCGCCGCTGCGCCGGCCACCGGACCCGGGCCGCATGATCCGGGTCGAGGGAGCACGCGAACACAACCTGCGCAACGTCAGTGTCGATGTGCCGCTGGGCTGTCTGGTGGCCGTGACAGGCGTGAGCGGCTCGGGCAAGTCCAGCCTCATCAACGACGTACTGTTCTCGGTGCTCGCGCGCGAGATGAACGGCGCCCGAGTCGTGCCCGGCAAACACAAGCGGGTGCTGGGCTTGGAGCACATCGACAAGGTGGTCCATGTCGATCAGAGCCCCATCGGCCGAACCCCACGCAGCAACCCCGCGACCTACACCGGCGTGTTCGACCACATCCGGCGGCTCTTCGCGGAGACACAGGAGGCCAAAGTACGCGGCTACCTGCCGGGTCGGTTCTCCTTCAACGTCAAGGGTGGGCGCTGTGAAGCCTGTTCGGGCGACGGAACCATCAAGATCGAGATGAACTTCCTGCCCGACGTGTACGTTCCCTGCGAGGTCTGCCACGGGGCCCGCTACAACCGCGAGACCCTCGAGGTTCACTACAAGGGCAAGACCATCAGCGACGTGCTCAACATGCCCATCGAAGAGGCTCTCGAGTTCTTCGAGCCTGTACCCGCCATCGCCCGACACCTGCGCACGCTCGTCGAAGTCGGTCTGGGATATGTCCGCATGGGGCAACCGGCGACGACCCTTTCAGGTGGCGAGGCCCAGCGGGTCAAGCTGGCAGCGGAGCTGCAGAAACGATCCACCGGGCGAACCATCTACCTGCTCGACGAACCCACCACAGGGCTGCACTTCGAAGACATCCGCAAACTCCTGGGCGTCCTGCAGTCCTTGGTCGACAAAGGCAACAGCGTGGTGGTGATCGAGCACAACCTCGACGTCATCAAGACCGCTGACTGGGTCATCGACATGGGCCCGGAGGGCGGCTCAGGGGGCGGCTCAGTCGTTGCGGAAGGGTCACCGGAACACATCGCCGAGATACCCCAATCACACACGGGTTCATTCCTGCGCGAATTGCTCGGCGAGTCCCGCGGAGTCGCCTGA
- the gap gene encoding type I glyceraldehyde-3-phosphate dehydrogenase, which yields MTIKVGINGFGRIGRNFYRAVREQASHGFVANALLALTGEDIEIVAVNDLTDNRTLAHLLKYDSILGRMDADVQVTPDAIVVDGKPIKALAETDPAKLPWGELGAEVVIESTGRFTDRDSALLHVAAGAKKVLISAPAKNPDVTIVMGVNQNDYDPDKDVVISNASCTTNCLAPMAKAIYDAFGIEWGLMTTIHAYTNDQVILDAPHKDLRRARAGALNMIPTTTGAARAIGLVMPELKGKLDGYAMRVPVPTGSATDLTVELTTATTAEELNAAVKAAAEGPLNGILKYTEDPIVSSDIVTDPHSCIFDASLTSTMGNTAKVLGWYDNEWGYSNRLVDLVRFVGAPLNS from the coding sequence GTGACCATCAAGGTAGGCATCAACGGGTTCGGCCGCATCGGGCGCAACTTCTACCGGGCGGTACGCGAGCAGGCGTCCCACGGTTTCGTCGCCAACGCGCTCCTCGCGCTGACGGGTGAAGACATCGAGATCGTCGCGGTCAACGACCTCACCGACAACCGCACTCTCGCGCACTTGCTGAAGTACGACTCGATCCTGGGACGCATGGATGCCGACGTGCAGGTCACGCCGGATGCGATCGTGGTCGACGGCAAGCCCATCAAGGCTCTCGCCGAGACCGATCCGGCCAAGTTGCCGTGGGGCGAACTGGGTGCAGAGGTCGTTATCGAGTCCACCGGCCGCTTCACCGACCGCGACTCCGCTCTGCTGCACGTGGCGGCGGGAGCCAAGAAGGTTCTCATCTCCGCGCCCGCCAAGAACCCCGACGTCACCATCGTCATGGGCGTCAACCAGAACGACTACGACCCCGACAAGGACGTCGTCATCTCCAACGCCTCCTGCACCACGAACTGCCTCGCCCCGATGGCCAAGGCCATCTACGACGCGTTCGGCATCGAGTGGGGGCTGATGACCACCATCCACGCCTACACCAACGACCAGGTCATCCTCGACGCGCCGCACAAGGATCTGCGCCGCGCCCGCGCCGGAGCCCTGAACATGATTCCGACCACGACCGGAGCCGCCCGGGCGATCGGACTGGTCATGCCCGAGCTCAAGGGCAAGCTCGATGGCTACGCCATGCGGGTGCCGGTACCCACGGGGTCTGCCACCGATCTCACTGTCGAGTTGACGACCGCCACCACGGCCGAAGAACTCAACGCGGCGGTCAAGGCGGCAGCTGAGGGCCCCCTGAATGGAATCCTCAAGTACACCGAGGATCCGATCGTGTCGTCGGACATCGTCACCGACCCGCATTCGTGCATCTTCGACGCCTCGCTGACCAGCACCATGGGCAACACCGCCAAGGTCCTCGGTTGGTACGACAACGAATGGGGCTACTCGAACCGCTTGGTCGATCTGGTCCGCTTCGTCGGTGCCCCGCTGAACTCGTGA
- the rapZ gene encoding RNase adapter RapZ yields MTSPPDLVLVTGMSGAGKSTAARALEDVGWFVIDNLPPGLLAEAVAATPEQSSATGLAVVVDARGGDVFDDLSAALGRLRQDGVDIRTLFLEASDETLVRRFESSRRPHPLQGSGRILDGLERERELLAEFRADADIVVDTTMLNVHDLRRRVEAAFPDEKRVALRATIMSFGFKYGIPVDADIVLDVRFLPNPYWVPELKERTGLDGPVNDYVVDRPEAAEFLRRVTGLVDLVADGFLREGKRYITVAIGCTGGKHRSVAMSENLSVRLVKNGVETLVMHRDLGRE; encoded by the coding sequence ATGACGTCTCCTCCTGATCTGGTGCTCGTGACCGGCATGTCCGGCGCAGGCAAGTCCACGGCCGCGCGGGCCCTCGAAGACGTCGGATGGTTCGTCATCGACAACCTGCCGCCGGGACTCTTGGCCGAGGCGGTGGCCGCCACTCCCGAACAGTCGAGTGCCACCGGACTCGCGGTCGTTGTCGACGCCCGGGGGGGAGATGTCTTCGACGACCTCTCGGCGGCATTGGGTCGACTGCGCCAAGACGGGGTCGACATTCGGACCCTGTTCCTGGAGGCCAGCGACGAAACCCTGGTCCGGCGCTTCGAGAGCAGTCGTCGGCCGCATCCCCTGCAGGGTTCCGGCCGAATCCTCGACGGGCTGGAACGGGAGCGAGAACTGCTGGCCGAGTTCCGGGCCGATGCCGACATCGTGGTGGACACCACCATGCTCAACGTCCACGATCTACGCCGACGCGTGGAGGCCGCGTTCCCGGACGAGAAGCGGGTGGCCCTGCGGGCGACCATCATGTCGTTCGGGTTCAAGTACGGCATCCCCGTCGACGCGGACATCGTCCTCGACGTCCGATTCCTCCCCAACCCCTACTGGGTCCCGGAGTTGAAGGAACGCACGGGCCTGGACGGTCCGGTGAACGACTATGTCGTGGACCGACCTGAGGCGGCGGAGTTCCTGCGTAGGGTCACCGGATTGGTGGATCTGGTGGCCGACGGATTCCTGCGTGAGGGTAAGCGCTACATCACCGTTGCCATCGGGTGCACCGGGGGTAAACACCGCTCGGTGGCGATGTCGGAGAACCTGAGTGTCCGCCTGGTGAAGAACGGCGTCGAGACCTTGGTGATGCACCGCGACCTGGGGCGCGAATGA
- a CDS encoding Rieske (2Fe-2S) protein: MNPSSQAHRTSHANQTTDTRVSVPDDVSASEPIETTGQPLGRRNVLAAAGAVGAVGVLAACGSNNPAPSTTPRASASEPDQAAGGQVVATTSDVPVGGGVVVDEKMIVVTQPKSGDFKAFTSTCPHQGCTVAKVTADAILCPCHGSQFSAETGDVLVGPATTGLTPVAIRVKGTEIIAET; this comes from the coding sequence ATGAACCCTTCCTCCCAGGCGCACCGGACCTCCCACGCGAACCAAACCACCGATACCCGCGTTTCCGTCCCTGACGATGTGTCCGCCTCTGAGCCGATCGAGACCACGGGTCAGCCCCTCGGTCGACGCAATGTCCTCGCTGCGGCCGGTGCTGTCGGCGCGGTGGGGGTCCTGGCCGCTTGCGGGTCGAACAATCCGGCTCCGTCCACCACACCGCGCGCCAGCGCCTCCGAGCCGGACCAAGCCGCGGGCGGTCAGGTCGTGGCGACGACCTCAGACGTTCCCGTGGGTGGTGGCGTCGTGGTCGACGAGAAGATGATCGTGGTGACCCAGCCGAAGTCCGGTGACTTCAAGGCGTTCACGAGCACATGTCCTCACCAAGGGTGCACTGTCGCGAAAGTGACGGCTGACGCGATCCTCTGCCCCTGCCATGGCTCGCAGTTCTCTGCCGAGACCGGTGATGTCCTTGTCGGACCGGCGACCACCGGCCTCACCCCAGTCGCGATCCGCGTGAAGGGCACGGAGATCATCGCCGAAACCTGA
- the uvrC gene encoding excinuclease ABC subunit UvrC codes for MTHALRPDPGSVPDDPGVYRFLDTNGRVLYVGKAKNLRNRLNSYFSAGLHPRTEAMVSAAVAVDWTVVATEVEALQLEYSWIKEYEPRFNVKYTDDKSYPFLAVTVSEDYPRIMVMRGAKRKGVRYFGPYSHAWAIRQTVDQLLRVFPARTCSKGVFRRAEMSGRPCLLGYIGKCSAPCVGRVSMEEHREIVAGFCSFVAGDTAPHLRRVERAMQEAAAAQDFETAARLRDDLFALQRALERNTVVLPDSTNADVVALASDELQGAVQLFHVRGGRITGQRGFMVERTLDLDDAELMEQALLRFYGDADPGSVPREVLVTEDLGDSDLARWLAGRAGRRVSVRRPERGDKRALLDTVQRNAEQSLALNKRRRVGDLTARARAMEDLQQALGMTSAPLRIEGYDISTLQGSDTVGSMVVFEDGLPRTSDYRRFTVSATNAHSDTDAMTEVVSRRFKRYLAERSESTDVELADTADGATPVARRGFSYPPQLLVVDGARAQARAAQRALADLGIDDIAVCGLAKRLEEIWLPDSDDPIILSRASEALHLLQHLRDEAHRFAIAGHRKRRSARTRSSALDGIPGLGPAKRKALLKKFNSVRAVAAADEAELATVPGVGPALAAAIAQHLHSQGAATVPAVNLSTGEVITTDPPPKENPHHDVSS; via the coding sequence GTGACGCACGCCCTACGCCCCGATCCGGGCTCGGTACCGGACGATCCGGGCGTTTACCGCTTTCTGGACACCAACGGACGCGTCTTGTACGTGGGGAAAGCAAAGAACCTGCGCAATCGCCTGAACTCCTACTTCAGCGCCGGTCTGCATCCCCGCACCGAGGCGATGGTGTCTGCCGCGGTGGCTGTCGACTGGACAGTCGTCGCGACCGAGGTCGAAGCGCTGCAGTTGGAGTACTCCTGGATCAAGGAGTACGAGCCGCGGTTCAACGTCAAGTACACCGACGACAAGTCCTATCCGTTCCTGGCTGTCACCGTCAGTGAGGACTACCCGCGCATCATGGTCATGCGGGGCGCCAAGCGCAAAGGGGTGCGGTACTTCGGCCCCTACTCGCACGCGTGGGCGATTCGGCAGACCGTGGACCAGCTGCTGCGGGTATTCCCGGCGCGCACCTGTAGCAAGGGGGTCTTCCGGCGCGCTGAGATGTCCGGGCGCCCCTGCCTGTTGGGGTACATCGGCAAGTGCTCGGCACCGTGCGTCGGACGCGTCAGCATGGAGGAGCACCGCGAGATCGTGGCAGGCTTCTGTTCCTTCGTCGCGGGCGATACCGCTCCGCACCTGCGCCGAGTCGAGCGCGCCATGCAGGAGGCCGCGGCCGCCCAGGACTTCGAGACGGCGGCCCGTCTGCGTGACGACCTCTTCGCTTTACAGCGGGCGTTGGAGCGCAACACGGTGGTGTTGCCGGACTCCACCAACGCCGACGTGGTCGCATTGGCGTCCGACGAGTTGCAGGGCGCCGTCCAGCTCTTCCACGTGCGCGGCGGTCGCATCACCGGACAGCGCGGCTTCATGGTTGAACGCACCTTGGACCTCGATGACGCCGAGTTGATGGAGCAGGCGCTCCTGCGTTTCTACGGTGACGCCGACCCGGGTTCCGTCCCCCGTGAGGTCTTGGTCACCGAGGACCTGGGTGATTCCGATCTCGCCCGATGGCTGGCGGGGCGGGCTGGTCGACGCGTGAGCGTGCGTCGACCTGAGCGCGGCGACAAACGCGCCTTGCTCGACACCGTGCAGCGCAACGCCGAACAGTCCTTGGCCTTGAACAAGCGGCGCCGCGTGGGCGACCTCACTGCCCGGGCTCGGGCGATGGAGGACCTCCAGCAGGCCCTGGGGATGACCAGCGCCCCGCTGCGGATCGAGGGTTACGACATCTCCACCCTGCAGGGCAGCGACACCGTGGGGTCCATGGTCGTGTTCGAGGACGGGCTACCGCGAACCTCCGACTATCGCCGCTTCACCGTGTCTGCGACCAACGCGCATTCCGACACCGACGCCATGACAGAAGTGGTGTCCCGACGCTTCAAGCGGTATCTGGCCGAACGGTCCGAATCCACTGACGTCGAACTCGCAGATACCGCGGACGGTGCCACCCCGGTCGCGAGGCGTGGGTTCTCGTACCCGCCCCAGTTGCTCGTCGTCGACGGAGCGCGGGCACAGGCGCGGGCGGCGCAACGGGCGCTGGCGGACCTGGGGATCGACGACATCGCGGTCTGCGGGTTGGCGAAACGACTCGAGGAGATCTGGCTGCCGGACAGCGACGATCCCATCATCTTGTCGCGAGCCAGCGAGGCGCTGCACCTGCTCCAGCACCTGCGCGACGAAGCCCACCGCTTCGCCATCGCGGGTCATCGCAAACGTCGCTCAGCCCGCACCCGCTCCAGCGCCCTGGACGGCATCCCGGGGCTGGGGCCGGCCAAACGCAAGGCGTTGCTCAAGAAGTTCAACTCCGTTCGGGCGGTGGCCGCGGCTGACGAGGCAGAACTCGCCACCGTCCCGGGTGTCGGACCGGCATTGGCGGCCGCAATTGCCCAGCATCTTCATTCGCAGGGCGCAGCGACCGTCCCCGCCGTTAACCTGAGCACCGGCGAGGTGATCACCACCGACCCGCCGCCGAAGGAGAACCCGCACCATGACGTCTCCTCCTGA
- a CDS encoding phosphoglycerate kinase — translation MKTLADLDVRGRRVLVRADLNVPLAQADGVATITDDGRIRASLPTLRALSEAGARVIVVAHLGRPKGEAKPELSLAPVARRMSELLGQTVVFVPAITGDTARDAVAAMADGDIILLENIRFDARETSKDARERAALADELAELADVYVSDGFGVVHREQASVTDVARRLDRAAGNLVQTEAEVFRKVLEDPDRPYVVILGGAKVSDKLGVIDNLLKSVDRLLIGGGMCYTFLAAKGYGVGDSLLEADQIDTVRQVLADAQQRGVEVVLPVDIVVADDFAPDAATATVPADGIEPGWRGLDIGPESVALFQSKLADARTIVWNGPMGVFEMPAFAAGTRAVAETVAASNAFTVIGGGDSAAAVRQFGLPDDDFSHISTGGGASLEFLEGKTLPGIAVLEES, via the coding sequence GTGAAGACCCTCGCCGACCTCGATGTCCGGGGCCGACGGGTCCTGGTGCGCGCCGACCTGAACGTTCCGTTGGCCCAGGCCGACGGTGTCGCGACCATCACGGACGACGGACGTATCCGAGCGTCCCTGCCCACGCTGCGTGCCCTCAGCGAGGCTGGGGCGCGGGTCATCGTGGTCGCGCATCTGGGTCGGCCCAAGGGAGAGGCCAAACCCGAGCTCTCACTGGCTCCGGTGGCGCGTCGCATGTCGGAACTCCTCGGACAGACCGTCGTCTTCGTGCCGGCGATCACGGGGGACACCGCGCGGGATGCGGTTGCCGCCATGGCGGACGGCGACATCATCTTGCTGGAGAACATCCGGTTCGATGCCCGGGAGACCTCGAAGGATGCCCGGGAGCGAGCCGCGCTGGCCGATGAGTTGGCCGAACTGGCCGATGTCTACGTCAGCGACGGTTTCGGCGTTGTCCACCGCGAACAGGCGAGTGTCACCGATGTCGCCCGTCGGCTCGACCGGGCCGCCGGCAATCTGGTTCAGACCGAGGCCGAGGTGTTCCGCAAGGTACTCGAGGACCCCGACCGGCCGTACGTCGTCATCCTGGGCGGTGCCAAGGTGTCGGACAAACTCGGGGTGATCGACAACCTGCTCAAGTCCGTCGACCGACTGCTGATCGGCGGTGGGATGTGCTACACGTTCCTGGCCGCCAAAGGCTACGGGGTGGGGGATTCGCTACTGGAAGCCGACCAGATCGACACCGTGCGGCAGGTTCTCGCCGACGCCCAACAGCGTGGCGTCGAGGTCGTGCTACCGGTCGACATCGTCGTGGCTGACGACTTCGCCCCTGATGCTGCCACTGCCACGGTCCCCGCGGATGGGATCGAACCCGGGTGGCGCGGGTTGGATATCGGACCCGAATCAGTGGCGCTGTTCCAGAGCAAGCTCGCCGATGCCCGCACCATCGTGTGGAACGGTCCCATGGGGGTCTTCGAGATGCCCGCGTTCGCGGCCGGCACCCGCGCCGTTGCCGAGACAGTGGCCGCCTCCAATGCGTTCACTGTCATCGGTGGTGGTGACAGCGCCGCCGCCGTGCGCCAGTTCGGGCTTCCCGACGACGACTTCTCGCACATCTCCACCGGGGGTGGCGCGAGTCTCGAGTTCCTCGAGGGCAAAACCCTGCCCGGTATCGCAGTGTTGGAGGAGTCCTGA
- the whiA gene encoding DNA-binding protein WhiA: MALTAEVKDEISRLPITKTCCRKAEVATMLRVGGSLQVISGEIVIEAEFDTSAIARRVRKDIAELYGHEVTLSVIQPTGLRRGTKYAIRVTQGGPWLARQTGLVDGRGRPVRGLPPSVVSGGPCDAEAAWRGAFMAHGSLTEPGRSSALEITCPSSETALALVGAARRLGIAAKAREVRGVDRVVIRDGDAIGDMLTRMGAHQARLTWEDRRMRREVRATANRLANFDDANLRRSARAAVAAGARLERALEILGDDVPEHLRVAGQLRIDHRQASLEELGALASPPLTKDAIAGRIRRLLAMADKRAADLGIEGTEANLTEDMLDD; encoded by the coding sequence ATGGCGCTGACGGCTGAAGTCAAGGACGAGATCAGCCGACTGCCGATCACCAAGACCTGCTGTCGCAAGGCCGAGGTCGCGACAATGCTGCGGGTCGGGGGAAGTCTGCAGGTGATCTCCGGAGAGATCGTCATCGAGGCCGAATTCGACACCAGCGCGATCGCCCGCCGGGTCCGCAAGGACATCGCCGAGTTGTACGGGCATGAGGTGACGCTGTCGGTCATCCAACCGACCGGCCTGCGCCGCGGCACCAAGTACGCGATCCGGGTCACCCAGGGGGGCCCGTGGCTGGCACGCCAGACGGGACTCGTGGACGGTCGCGGTCGACCTGTGCGGGGCCTGCCCCCGTCCGTGGTGTCAGGTGGCCCCTGCGATGCCGAAGCCGCGTGGCGGGGTGCGTTCATGGCGCACGGCTCCTTGACCGAACCCGGCCGCTCGTCAGCGCTGGAGATCACCTGCCCGAGCAGTGAGACCGCTCTTGCCCTGGTGGGTGCTGCCCGAAGGCTGGGGATCGCGGCGAAAGCGCGTGAGGTTCGTGGAGTCGACCGCGTGGTCATCCGTGACGGCGACGCGATCGGCGACATGCTCACCCGGATGGGCGCCCACCAGGCCCGCTTGACGTGGGAGGACCGGCGCATGCGGCGGGAGGTCCGGGCCACCGCCAACCGACTGGCCAACTTCGACGACGCCAACCTGCGTCGCTCCGCTCGGGCCGCCGTCGCCGCGGGTGCCCGCCTCGAGCGGGCGCTGGAGATCCTCGGTGACGATGTCCCCGAACACCTCCGGGTCGCTGGACAACTACGCATCGACCACCGCCAAGCGAGCCTGGAGGAGTTGGGCGCCCTCGCGTCGCCGCCGCTGACCAAGGACGCCATCGCGGGGCGGATCCGGCGCCTTCTGGCCATGGCCGACAAGCGCGCCGCGGATCTGGGGATCGAGGGCACCGAGGCCAACCTCACCGAGGACATGCTCGACGACTGA